CGTTTGACGTTCATATCGGGCATGAACAACTCGTTGGCCATGACGTCTGCGATACCGGAGTGCCCCAGCCACATGATAGCTTCGGCATGTGGCGTCTTGCCGTCCACATCGCCGAAGCGGGCACGATCCTCATCGGAGGGCGCATAGTTGATGGCGTTGGAATACCGGTACAGCATGGCTGCGACATCGCAGCGGGCCACGAGGACGTCGGGGCGGAAGGTATTGTCGGGATAGCCCTTGGAAATCTTCTGGCGCGCGAGCCACCATATCTCCTTGGCGTGGGCTGTGTCCTCGGTGATGTCCGTGAAGGCGAACTGCTCGCGATAGGCCTGGCAGACGTCTTCGACGGGGCCGTCCATGCGCATGTCGCCCTTCTCGATCCAGATGGCGCGATCGCAGATGCGCTCGACTTGATCCATGGAGTGGCTCACCAGGAGGACGGTGACATCCCCAGAGTCAACAAAGTGCTTGATGCGCTTCTCACATTTGCGCTGGAAGAAGACGTCGCCAACAGAGAGGGTCTCATCGACGATGAGCACGTCAGGCTCGGTGATTGTCGCGATGGCGAAGGCGATTCTCGCCGTCATACCCGAGGAGTAGTTCTTAAGGGGCATGTCCATGAAATCCTCAAGTTCGGCGAACTCGATGATCTCCTCCATTTTGCTATCGATGAACTCCCTGGTGTAACCGAGGAGCGCGCCGTTGAGATAGATGTTCTCGCGTGCCGTGAGCTCGTAGTCGAATCCCGCGCCCAGCTCGATGAGAGGCGCGATGTTCCCACGAACGATGCAGTTTCCCGATGTGGGCTCGAGAACCCCGGCGATGACTTTGAGCATGGTGGACTTGCCCGACCCGTTGGTGCCCACGAGTCCCACGGTCTCACCGCGCTTAATCTTGAATGAGATGTTCTTTAGCGCCTTGAACTCCTCGAAGAAAAGCTCGTGTTTCACGATCTTGATGAAGTACTCTTTCAAGCTGTTAAGCTGCTCCGATGCCATGTTGAACACCATGGTGACATCGTTGACTTCAATCGCGTGCTCTTCATTCGGCGTGATATCGAAAGGCATGGGTGCTCCTAAATATAAAGAATGAATTTGTGCTCGGTTTTATGAAAAATCACATATCCGACAATCATAGCAAGGGCTGCCCACGCGGTACAGCTCGCTAGCACCGCCATGCTTGGGTTGGTCTGATAGAGGAAGATATCACGCATGAACATGACGAAGGCGTACATAGGATTGGCCTTGAGGATGAGCTGCATCTTCGGTCCCATATCGTTGATCATAGCGAAATCCCAAAAGAGCGGCGTGGCGTAGGTCCATGCCGTCATGATGACGCCCCACAAGTGGATGACGTCGCGGAAGAAGACGGACAGCGCTGACAGTGCGAGACCCACGCCCATGCAGAAGAGCATGAGCAGAAACAAGCCCACCGGCAACCATGCGATATGCCAAGTGGGTATGATACGGAACCACAGCATGACGATGGCAACGGCGATCAGCGAGAAGAAGAAATTTACAAGGGCAAACAGAACCTTCTGCACAGGAAACACTAAGCGGTGAATTTTAACCTTTTTGAGAAGGGATGAGGAGCCAATGATTGACGTGAGTGACGAGCTCGTCGCATCGTTCATAAGGCCAAACGTGATATTGCCCAAGATAAGGTAGAGCGGATAGTTTACAATGTTCGCGCCGCGTAAACCCGAGAAGAACGTGCTAAACACAGCCGACATGACCACCATCATGAGCAACGGATTGAGGACGCTCCAGAGCACCCCGAGAAAGCTTCGCCGGTATTTGAGTTTAAAATCTTTCCCCACGAGCTGTTTGAGGATGTAAACGTCCTTCCTCCAGTCGTTTTCATGATGGGAGAGAATGGTATTTTGGTTGGTAGGAACCACAGATTGACCACCTTCGAGCTCAATTATTTTACATTCTGCTATATTATCATCAAATTATGTTGCTCATAGAGCCTTACCATTCGGGCTGGACTTACTATACATGCCCTCCCAACCCTTCAAGATTGCGAGATTGTCATTATGAGTGTCAAGTCGAGCATCCGATCGGTGCTTCCCGTCACGACACGTGATTTCGAGCACTGGAGCTCCTCGTTGCGTGAGCAGATCGATGCAACCAAAGACGCGGCGAGCGAGCTCCACGAGCAGTCCACCCAGGAGATCCGAGCGCTTCAGGAGTCGTTCGATCCGCTGCACGACGCGTTTCGCGCGGTGCAGGACCGCTTCGACGCTCTTGATGCGCATCTCAACAAACCGAGCTACTGCAATTTGGAATACCTCTCCTTGAACCGCGAACATACAGGCAGGCGCATCCTGCTCGCCGGCTGGTACGGTGCGAGCAACTGCGGCGACGAGCTCATGATGCGCACCATGCTCCAGCATTTCGAGAAACGCGGCGTGCGCGTGTCGGTGCTGCTCTGGGATGATCCCGACTACGATTTCAGCCGCCTGCCCGCGTGCGCAGATCAAATCCACTACCCGCGCTCCACTTGGGAGCTGCGTCAGCTGGCCGAGTATTTCGATGTACTGGTGTGGGGTGGCGGAGCGATCATCGATGATCGCCAGTTCAACCATAATCCGCTAAACATCAACACGGGCAATCTACTCGTCTGGTTGAGCGAGGAGATGTTCAAACGCGAAAAGGAAGTTTACGCCGTAGGTCTGTCGGCAAATGAGTCGCTCGAGGCCGATACGGAGTACGCTCGCCGACTGGCCGCTGTCATCGCGGGTTGCGCCCACGTCTCATTACGCGATAGCTATTCGCTTGAGGCACTCACTACCGCAGGGATCGACGTGTCGCGTATCGAGCTGTGCGAGGATATCGTTTTCGGGAACCGCTTCATCGGGGCGAGCAAGACTACCGCAGGCGATGCTCCACCAGCGGTGGGCGTGACCCTCATGACGGGGGACGTCACCAACGAGCACAACCGTCTCGTGCTCCCGCACATCATCGAGATGGCGAAAGGGCGCTACGGCGAGGGGTGCCGCATCAAGCTGGTTCCGTTCTACAACTTCTGGAAGTTCGACACGACACTCCTGACGCAGCTCTGCGAGGAGTTGGGCGTGATGGAACAGGTCGAGATTGTCCCGTACACTGATGAGCTGCAGGAGATTGGGCTGCTCGATTGCGACGTGGTGATTGCGTACCGCTACCATGCCTGCCTCATTGCCGCGGCATCCGGAATCCCCACGTTGTTTATGTGCGTGGACGACCATCCCCATTATCGAAATAAGATGCGCCGCATCGCCGAGGTTTTTGGCATGTCCGACAACCTGCTCATGGCGAGCACCTGCTTGGACGACGGCTCGTTCGACGCGCGCTTTGGCGCGCTGCTGGAAGCTCCGGTTACGCCGTCGATACCTGAGAACCTGTTCCAGGAAACCTTCGATTTCCTCGAGCGTGTCTGCGCTTCTGCGGTAGAGCCACGCGCTTAGCTACACTGATGTCCGTTATGTCACCTAGGAGATTAGCTGTTATGTCACCCAAAGTTTCAGTGGTCGTGCCCGTTTACAACGTTGCCGCGTTCCTTCCCGCCTGCCTCGATTCCATATGCGCCCAGACGCTCGAGGACATTGAGATTATCGTTGTCAACGACGGTTCGACTGATAACTCCCTTGAGATTGCTAGGGAGTACGCCGCTCGGGATGGGCGCATCAAGGTGCTCACGAAGGAAAACAGGGGGTACGGGCACACGATGAACCTCGGTCTCTCCCAGGCCACGGCTCCCTATATCGGCATCGTCGAGTCCGATGACTGCGCGCGCCCCGAGATGTTTGAGACGCTGTTCAACCTTGCGGTCAAACACGATGCTGATGTCGTACGCTCCAACTACTGGAATATGTCCCAAAATGGGACAAGGTTCGATCTAGTCGACGTTTTGAACCTCGCAGGCGCCCCCTATGAGGCGATGTTCGACTCAGCAGATTACCCGGACATCCTGCGCGGTAGCCCGGCGATCTGGACGGCCATCTACAAAGCGGCGTTCCTCAGGGAGAACAGCATCGAATTCCTAGAGACCCCCGGCGCCTCGTTCCAGGATACGGGCTTTGCCCTCAAGGCTCTCACGTCCGCTCAGCGCATGGTCATCACGCGGAAAGCTTTTCTGAATTACCGCGTGGACAACGCGGGCTCTTCGGTGAAGTCTGGCGCCAAGATGTATTGCGTGTGCGATGAGTACCAATCCCTCGAGGAGCACCTTGCTCGGAACCCCCGGCGCGCCGAGGCGTTTCGTTCTGTGATTCCCGCCAAGAAATATGAGACGTACGTCTGGAACTACAACCGACTAGACATCGCGCTGAAGCCTGAGTTCATGGAGCGCATGTCTCGCGAGTTCGCCGAAGCCAAGTCCTCGGGTGACCTCAGGCGACCGGCTTTTCAAGACAGGGAGTGGGGCGATCTCATGGAGCTCATCGAGAACCCCACAGCGCTCGGCGGGCGCGACCTCGCAGTGCAGTACCCGCCTGAGGATTTCAAAGAGCACCAGCGCACGCGCTGCGCCAATGGGCTCATCTCCCGTTTCCACATGTACTACCTGTTCGTCAGGCACGCGTTGCGAAAGACCCGATCGAAGGTTGCAGCATGAATATGGAACGCAACGAAAGCCCCTGCCCCTTGGTCTCTGTCATTGTCCCTGTGTACAACTCCGAACGGTATCTGCCCGCGCTACTCGACTCCCTTCAGAGGCAGACCTATCGCGAGCTCGAGATAATCTGCGTGAACGACGGCTCGCGCGACGAAAGCCTAGAGATTCTGAACGAGCGCGCGGCAGCGGATTCACGCATCGTGGTGGTGGACAAGGAGAACTCCGGCGCGGCCTCTACGCGCAACGTGGGCATCGACCTCGCGACGGGAGCGTACCTGTGTTTTGTCGACTCGGACGACCTCGTGGAACCCACGGCCTTCGAGAGGTTGGTGGATGCGGCTCTCGCGCACCAGGCTGACGCGGTGATCTTCGACATGGATAATTTCGATGACGAGACGGGCGAGACGTCACCCACGAACGCGGTATTCAAGGAGTTTGTGCCCGCCAGGACAGTCTTTCGCCCCGTCGATATCGACAACTTCTTCAAGCGTGTGGTGGGCTTCACCGTCAACAAGCTCTACCGCACCGCCTACTTAAAAGACCTCTCCCTCAAGTTCCCCTTGGTTGGGGCGCACGAGGATATGCCATTCACGTACATCGCGTTGAGTCCCGCCGAGCGCCTGTACTACCTTGATGAGACGCTCTACCACTACCGCCGGGCGCGCAAGGGCAGTCTAAGCGACAATACAAACGACGACTACCGCTTCATGCTTGACGCCCTGCTTGCATTTCGAGACGGCCTGAGGGGTCGTGGACTCTGGGTCGCGTGCGAGCGCGATTTCGTGAACTACGCCCTGCATATGTGCCACTGGAAGTACACTGTGCTGGGAAAACGGGATCGGTGGGCCTTCAGCGGCGACTTGCGCGCGCGCGTCTTCGACCTGTTCGAGATTTCCCAGCGTGACCGTGATTATTTCTTCGACGAGGAAGATGCGGCGTTCCTCGAGCGCAACGCACGCCCAGGTTTCGCCTTTCGCATGGTCACGTGGGGCTGTTTCACTCTGCAGCGCCTCCGGAGGTTGCTCTGGGACGGGAGAGGGTGATCGGCCACGCGCCGTGTGTCATCCGCGACCGGAAAGCTGGGGCGGATGGATGGCGGCGCGGATTGGCATGGCAAGACCCACTCGCTCGGCTCTCTGTTGTTAGGACGCGCCCCCTATGGCTGTAACCCCTCAGATCTCCATCTTGATTCCCATCTACAACGTGGAGCGCTACCTTGAGCAGTGTCTCGACTCAATTCTAGCCCAGTCCTATGGCGATTATGAGGCCATCTGCATCAACGACGGCTCGACTGACGGGTCGCGGGCAATCGTTCAGCGCTACCTTGACGCCGACATACGCTTTCGGGTCATCGATAAGGAGAACTCGGGATACGGGGCCTCAATGAACCTTGGGCTTGCCGCGGCACGCGGTGAGTTCGTCACCATCTTGGAGGCCGACGACTTTTACGAGCCCGATGCGCTCGCCGTCCTTTGCGACCTCGCGGTGCGGGAGGCCGCAGATGTTGCGAAGGGAAACTTCTGGTTCTACTGGTCGGAGCCTGCTGAGCGCCGCGAGCTGTTCGAGTTCGTCGATGCAACGATGACGGGCGGCCTTGTGCATCCGCAGGATTACCCGCAGGTCTTCTACCGCAAGCCGTCGATCTGGTCCGCCCTTTACCGCCGGACATTCCTCGAGCGTAACCGCATCAGGTTCCTCGAGACCCCCGGTGCCTCATATCAGGATGCGGGGTTCAATTTTAAGGTCTGGGCATGTGCCGAGCGCGTTATCTGCTCGCAGCGGCCAATCCTCTCCTATCGGCAGGACAACGAAGCCTCCTCGGTAAGGTCTTCTGCGAAGGCGTTTTGCGTGTGCGACGAGTACGCGGAGATGCAGCGCTTTCTGATTGAGCGCTTTTCGCCGCGTGCGGATGGTAGAGGGGCACGTCGGGGAGATAATTCGTATGAGAACTTGCAGGGAATCTTGGAGCGCATGAAGTTCGATACGTATCGGTGGAACTACGACCGCCTCTCGACCGAGCTGCGTCCTGCGTTCCTCTCGAGGTTCTCGCGGGAATTCGCCGACGACATGCGCTTGGGGCGCGTCGACCTCGCGCGTTTCGAGCCATGGGCGGAGGCGATGCTTCGCGCGGTGGTGGAGCAGCCCGACGCGTTTGCCGAGGCCCAGCGCCTGTCCGGCGATGGTGGTCGGATGTCCGCACTGCGGCGCCTCTTGATTTTGGGTGGTCCTCCTCTGGTGTGCCGAGTCTTGTTCGACAAACTGAAGCGCGCATAAGGGAGGAGTTATGGCACAGATAAGCGTTATTGTTCCCGTGTACAACGTCGAGAATCACCTCGAACGGTGCCTAGAGTCCCTTTGCGCTCAAACGCTGCACGATATAGAAATCTTGTGCGTGAACGACGGTTCAACCGACGGCTCGCGGCGGGTGCTCGCGGCGTGCGCTCGGCGCGACGAGCGCATTGTGGTGTTGGATCGCGAGAACGGCGGGCTATCCGCCGCGCGCAACACCGGCATAGACGCGGCGACCTCGCCCCTCGTCTGCTTCTTGGACGCCGATGACCGCTTTTTCCCCCAAGCGTGCCGGCGGATCGTCGAGGTGCTGGGCGAGACGGGCGCCGATGTGCTCACCTTTGGCGCGCATCCGTATCCACGCGAGGCGGAAACGAAGTGGCTCAACATGGTGCTCAGTCCCCGCGATATCGTGTACGAGTCTTTTGATTCTGCCCTGCTGTTCGAGGAGGCATCCCGGCCGTTCGCTTGGCGCACCGCGTGTCGCTCCGACTTCCTCCATCGAAGCGGTGTGCGCTTCGATGAGTCGCTCGCGTTCGGCGAGGATCAGGTATTCGATTTCGCCATTTACCCTCGTTCGTCCAAGACGGTGCTCATCGCCGAAAAGTTGTACGAGTATCGCGTGTCCCGCTCCGGGTCGCTCATGGACCGCTTCCACCGGAATCCGTATGCGATGATGCACGAGCATGTGCGCATCATCGAGCGCGTTTTTGCCGACTGGTCAAGTCTTAAGCTCCCCGATGGCGGGAGCTGTCTCGAGCGTCATGCGAGCCGCATGCTGTCGTGGGTGGTGGAGTTCGCACTCTACGATTCCCTGAGCCTCGATGATGGCGCCTGGCTGCTAATTGCAGATGCCCTGCGGCCGACCCTCCGGAGCCTTGCCGCACCCCAGGTACTGGCGGCATGCTCCCGGGGCGAGCGCGCAATCTTGAACGCCGCGCTCGAGGGAGGCACCGTCTTCCGTGCGAGACGGCGGGTGCTCGCCGTGCGCTATTACCTAGAGCAGCGCGGTCTCAAGCAGGGTCTTGAGGCCGTGCGCGACTGGTTGCGGCGGTGAGGGGTGAAGACGGCGCGCGACCAGCACTCCGGCGGCGCGGGCAAGCTGATGGGGTGTCCAGCTCACGCGGATTACGATAGGAAAACGCCGTTCACGCAGGTGTGGAGCCGGTGGAGGAATGCGGCCATGTCCTGACGGGCAACCGGGGCGAGACCGCGGAAGGTGCCGTCGGGGAAGCCAGTTGAGATGCCCGTGCGCGCGAGCCACCAGATCTCCCGGCAATGGGGCGTCGACTCGGAGACGTCGGGGAACCTACCTATGTCTGCAGCGGTAGGCTCAAAGGCTGGGGAGCCAGCGATGCGGTAGAGGAACGCAGCCATATCCTGGCGCGCCACATGGCTGAGGCCTCGGTAGGTTCCATCGCTCCATCCCTCTGCGATTGCCCGAGAACCGACCCAGCAGATCTCTTTGAAATGCGGTGTCGCGGGTGAGACGTCGGAGAATCTTTGCATGTCGGCAGCATTCGGCACGTAGTACGGTGATCCCGCCGTGCGATAGAGCATGGCAGCCATGTCTTGACGCGCGATGCTCGACTCGCCGCGGAAGGTGCCATCGGGGAACCCGTTTGCGATGCCCCGCTTCTTGAGCCAGCCGATATCTTCATGATGCGGGGTGCCATGCGTCACATCGGAGAAGCCGTAGAGCCTGAACGGTGTGAAGGCGCTGACATCAACTGCCCCGGCGATGCCGTCAACCGTGCCGCTCGACGTGTACTGCCAGCCGTGAAACGACGGGGAGCATGCGGCAATGTCGAATCTGAGGGTGGGGAAGTACTGGGCAACCCAGCTGGTGCGATCCCAGATATATCGGCTGTTGAGCGGGCCGTTGAGGTAGCTGGTGTAGCTGTAGACCGAGACATCGTGATACCCGGCGCGAGCCAGCGCCTTAAAGTACGCCTGCACAATCTGCTCATACACTCGGGGGCTCGAAGGGGGCGTGTGGCCTGTCCAAGACCATTTCTCAAGGTCGTAGTAGATGGGGAGGATGGGTTTCGCGTCGTAGCGCTTAAGAAGCTCTGCGGTCCAGTCTCCCTCTCTTGCGGCGAACGTCGCATCGTATGCGTAGCTGTACAGGTAGATGCCGTAAGGCATACCCACACGCTTGCATTCGATGATGTTGCGCCTGAACTGGACGTCCTCGTTGCCGACGCCGTAGCCGCAGCGAAGGATGGCCGCATCGACGCCGGAGCTCTTCACGCGATCCCAGTCTATTGCCCCTTGGAACGTGGATACGTCAATTACCTTGGTGGCGGGGGAGGCAAAGACGTTTCCCTCGCCATCGAGGAAGGTCTTACCGCGCTCCGACTGAATCCATGCATGGGTTTTGGCCTGAGGAGCGGGCCGCGCCGAGCGGAGGGAGGCGGCAGGTGAGGCAGGATCGGGCTGGGGGTTTTCGCGCGCCCAGGCGACGTAGTCGTCGTAAGACGAGAGGTGCGCGAGGTCGTCGGCCTCGAGTGCATGGACGGGGATGGGCACAGCTATCGATGTGAGAGCCGCGGCTCCCGCGAGGAACGTGCGTCTGCTCTGGCTACGGCTCGTCGGGCTCGTATGGCGTCGCGGCGGGTTCACCGTGTGGCTTTCAGATAGGTTCATAGCGCCCTCATTTCGTTTGTGGTTGAATTTGCTCTACATATGATAAGACCATATCGCCGGTTTCGTCGAAGACCTAAATGAATCTGCGTCAGTTTCACTCTGATTCCTTATATTCAATACCAGTTCCCTCTTCTCATGCCCCGTCTCCGCTTCTGTCATATAATGAGTTTCCCCTGATTCCTTGCCACCGGGTGCGCTTCTAGCGCCTATGCGCGCATCATCCTCGACTAGGTGACGTTTGGCTGCGGTACGTGACGCTTCTTCTGCCCGCTCGATGTCCTTATCTGCGAGGGAGGTGAGGGCATTAAGAGAGCCAGGCGCGCCGTGTGGCCAAATGAATGTCTTCAAAGATGCACCACTACCAGGTCGAAGACGCAGGCAGGAGCCGACCTCTACGCCATCGCGACAGACCTCATGCGCATTACGAGTAGCCAAGAGGCGACAAAGTGGATAGTGCGCTTTCAAAGGTGATGCTCTGACTACGAGGAGTTCTTGAAAGAACGCGCAGAGGACGGGCGTCGCTTCAAACACAAGAGACTCAGGAAAGCAAAGCGCGTGCTTACTGCACTCTGCAGCGCCGGGACGCTCTTCACGTATCTGGAGGATGACCTTATGGCTAGGGGCACTGTCCCCTTCCTGTCGAATAAGATAGAGAATCGAAACGGCCGTATCAGACGGATGCTCTTGATGCATCGTGGCATGAATATTGACCACAGGATAAAAGCGGTCTTCTGGCTTTGCTATATAGAGTCCGAGGATACCCAAGAGCTTTGCCAGTCTGCTGCGCGAGTTCCTGACGACGCTCAGGTAAGGGAGTGGCGAAGGCTGGCCGCCAAAGAACGGGGAGACGAGGGCGGCATGCCTGCTAGATGGGGCAAGGGATTGGTGTGGTCTGAGCTTCATCACAGTATGCCTTATCCGTACTCGATTGATTAGGCTCTTTACACACTTTTCTGCCTATATGCCCATTATTTATATGCCAAGCCCGCCGCTCTTGCCAAGCGCAGGCTAGAGGTGTTATCTGGAGATATGTTTCAAAATGTGTGCCAATTTGCTCTTGGCACGCCTGCTCAGACACTCTTTTCAAAGGGAAAAGTTTCCTTGGGACAGAATGTTGCCTTGAATAATCCAAAACGCAGCGCTAACACACTCGACAAAAAAACCCTGCTCAAGGCAGGGTATAGCAAGCAAGGGCGGGAAGTACGGGACTCGAACCCGCGACCTCCGACGTGACAGGCCGGCGCTCTAACCAACTGAGCTAACTCCCCAGACAGCATATGCTGCGAGAGAAAGTATACACAGAACCTATAAGATGGCGCAAGAAGAATTTTTAACGAATTTCTCAGACGATGACCTGCGCAAATCTTTCACAGCTTTTGAAGTGCTTGCGCCCCATTTTCACAAATCGCAGATTGCGGGTCACGAGTTGCAGACCACAAGATACAAGCCACAGTTTGCAGATTACGGGTTACAGCTTACATACCAAACACTTTCAAGCACATTACTCTTGCAGTTCAACTCGGCTGCCTTACGAGTTATACTCCGCAGATTACAAATGCAACTTGCAAATTGCAGGTCACGAGCCGCGGGTCACGGGTTGCAAACCATAGGCTACAAGCCGCAAACCACAATCTACACGCCACACAGCTTCAAGCACATTACTCTCGCAGCTCAGCCAGCCAACCCCACAAGCCTGTGGCACCATCGCTCGCCACCGGCAAGACCACCAGCAGCGCACACCCCAACTACACCCTTACAAGTCAACAATCTCAACGGAGGCTACAATACCATCTTTAACCTGTATCTCAGCCACAGTTGCACCCCGCATACCACGCGGATACGATGCCGACCCCGGATTTATCAGCAAGCTTTCCCCGCGCCTCTCAACGCGCGCCACATGCGTATGCCCGCAAATACAAACATCTGCCTGACCTATTGGCAAATCTTCCTCATAATGGGCTACGGCAAACGTAACACCCTTAAACTCAAACTGTGCCAGACGACCAAGCTCAGGACCATAGTCATAGTACCAGTCGTTATTACCAAGCACACCGTGTATAGGAGCCAGCGCACGCAAGGTTTCCCAGTCAGACTCAGAGGTAATGTCTCCCGCATGAACCAACAAATCCGCACCATCAAGCACCTGCAACAAGCGCTCGCTCAAGCGTCCATGCGTATCAGAAAGCACTACCACGCGCTTACATCCGGGAACCACAAAACCCGCCATTAAAAACCTGCCATTACAAACTCAACGCCTTTTTAAGCGGCGCCACGCGACGACGTGACACCGGAATGAGGTCTTCAACACCAATAATCCCCAGCTGAGTAGCGCCCGACAGTACTGTCTCAACATCCTCAACGTGGCTCAAATTAACTATGTAGCGGCGATGCACCCTGAAAAACCCAAACTCAGACAGCTTGGATTCAAATTGCGCAAGCGAGGTTGTTGATAAAAACCTATCGTCATCGGTAAAGATGCAAGAGTAGTCGTCCTTTGCCATGATATATAGAATCTGGTCAACCGGAATAAGCACCTTACGCCCGCTCTTCTCAACCGGAATGCGCTCAACAGAACTCGTTGTTTGGCTAGTAACCGGTGGCTCTGGTGGCTCAGGAATCGGCTTTGCACGTGCCAAAACTTTCTCTATGGCTCGCTCAAGGCGGTCTTCCTCAACGGGCTTCATGAGATAATCGACAGCATCAACCTCAAAAGCCTCAAGAGCATGGTCACTGTATGCAGTTACAAAAACCACCGCTGGCGGATTCCTCAGCTTTCGGAGTGCTTCAGCCAGTTGAATACCAGAGACCCCTGGCATTGAAATATCCAAAAAGACAACATCGACGCGGCTGTTCATAAGAGTTTCAATAGCCGTCCGCACACTCGATGCCTCAGCAATTTCGGCGATTTCGCCCGTTTGCTCTAACAGATATTTCAGCTCTGAGCGTGCAGGTGCCTCATCATCGACAACCATAGCTCGCAGCATGCATCAGTCCTTCCCACGTCGCATTCGCTCGCGCGTCTCACGGCGCATCAGTGTCTTGCCTTCTGCCGTTATTCTACCCTATGCAAAGATGCTTCCGCGTAAATCAAGATGAAGTTTAATCATCGTTCCCGCGCCTGGAGTTGATAGAGCCTTTGCGGTAGAACGCGGTCCATAAAAACGCTTGATGCGCTCATGAATATTATGCATAGCAATTCCTGCTCCCCCGCCCTGTTTTTGGTCAGAGCGCGCGGAGCCAAGGGTTCGTTCAAACAGGCGCGAGGCAATTTCTTCGTCCATGCCCACGCCATCATCGGTAACAGAAATATCTATACCATCACCGCCATCAGTTGCAACCGAGACTTCAATATGCAGGGGACCTTCGTCGCGCATAGCGTGGCGCACCGCATTTTCAACCAAGGGCTGAATAACAAAAGCAGGAATAGGGGTATCGTCGGCACCATCTTCAATATTAAAGCAAACAATAATGCGGTCCTCACCAAATCGCGCTCGCTCAAACA
This region of Collinsella sp. zg1085 genomic DNA includes:
- a CDS encoding GH25 family lysozyme; the protein is MNLSESHTVNPPRRHTSPTSRSQSRRTFLAGAAALTSIAVPIPVHALEADDLAHLSSYDDYVAWARENPQPDPASPAASLRSARPAPQAKTHAWIQSERGKTFLDGEGNVFASPATKVIDVSTFQGAIDWDRVKSSGVDAAILRCGYGVGNEDVQFRRNIIECKRVGMPYGIYLYSYAYDATFAAREGDWTAELLKRYDAKPILPIYYDLEKWSWTGHTPPSSPRVYEQIVQAYFKALARAGYHDVSVYSYTSYLNGPLNSRYIWDRTSWVAQYFPTLRFDIAACSPSFHGWQYTSSGTVDGIAGAVDVSAFTPFRLYGFSDVTHGTPHHEDIGWLKKRGIANGFPDGTFRGESSIARQDMAAMLYRTAGSPYYVPNAADMQRFSDVSPATPHFKEICWVGSRAIAEGWSDGTYRGLSHVARQDMAAFLYRIAGSPAFEPTAADIGRFPDVSESTPHCREIWWLARTGISTGFPDGTFRGLAPVARQDMAAFLHRLHTCVNGVFLS
- a CDS encoding metallophosphoesterase, with translation MAGFVVPGCKRVVVLSDTHGRLSERLLQVLDGADLLVHAGDITSESDWETLRALAPIHGVLGNNDWYYDYGPELGRLAQFEFKGVTFAVAHYEEDLPIGQADVCICGHTHVARVERRGESLLINPGSASYPRGMRGATVAEIQVKDGIVASVEIVDL
- a CDS encoding LytTR family DNA-binding domain-containing protein, which codes for MLRAMVVDDEAPARSELKYLLEQTGEIAEIAEASSVRTAIETLMNSRVDVVFLDISMPGVSGIQLAEALRKLRNPPAVVFVTAYSDHALEAFEVDAVDYLMKPVEEDRLERAIEKVLARAKPIPEPPEPPVTSQTTSSVERIPVEKSGRKVLIPVDQILYIMAKDDYSCIFTDDDRFLSTTSLAQFESKLSEFGFFRVHRRYIVNLSHVEDVETVLSGATQLGIIGVEDLIPVSRRRVAPLKKALSL